The sequence GGCAATAACATTCCTCCTTGGGCTGAATTAGTAGTAAAACTGTTTATAGGTGGTAATGCTGGACGTGCCTGAAAGTAGGTCgatggttgttgttgttgagcttgATAATTGAATTCTGGTAAAAACAAAGACGAACTACTAGCAACACCACCAAGACCAAGACCAACCCCACCAATGGAGCCACCACCACAATAGTCAATGGTGTCTCGATAAAAGCCAATGCTGCTACGTGGCGTAATGGGGCATGGATGTGTGTGAACACCTTCATAAGTTGTAATAACAGTTGATGGATCTGCAGAAGACCTCTCCACTCTCTTCTTCACACCACACGTTGCAATAGTGCAACGAAAGTAACTCCTTCATTATTCAACAACAAAACCAAATTGTTTGACtagtattataaaaatataaaattaaaaagttataaaaataaataaaaaacattccgttataatataaaaaaagcGGTGGATGAGAATAAATTAGTAATAAAGATTAATAGTAGGTagataattaaaattaagaaagaatTTGCGTGTTTGTGTGAATATACATTCATTCATACCTGGGAAATGGACTGTTTTTCACAGCTTTTTGTCCATATTTTCTCCATCTAAAACCATCATCCAAATGATCAATTTCAGTTTTAGTCATGAAAGCAAATCTGGGAGCTCTTTCCTTTCTTGCCTTCTTCTTTTTCGGAATTAACCTAATTAATTGAACAGTATATATCCTTGTTAATTTTATTTGcaaaattaaaccataaccaAAAATCATCCTGGATTTTGATacataagaagaaaaaaaaaacttttattttaaaaaatatatatatataaagaaaaaaaaactgtcTTTTTCTGTAAAGACGgtgcaaaattaattaaaacgcTCACTGTATGTTATCCTCGATCTTGTCCTCATCATTCTCAAGTTGTTCCTCTACCATTTCAATCATCTGTAGAAAATCATCATTAGCTGCAACATCAGTTGACGATGAAGATAATTCAGAGGAATTAGCAGAAGTATTAGCAATCGGAGAAGGATTCAACAAAGGTACATCggctggtggtggtggtggtggtggtggtggaggtggAGGAGGTGGAGGAGGAAATGGTGGAGGCTGAAGCAAATCGAATAGAGAAGAAGAATCAGTAATTGGATCATCATGAGAAGTAAACATAGATTCAATCAACCTCATTGGAGAAGAAGAAACATTTTCGGTTTCATATAAaggaaaatcaaagaaaaaactaCTGCTCTCATCAGGAAAAAAAGCACTCATCGTTGTTTCTATTGATTTAAGCTTCTTCTTTTCGTTAGGCGACTAACAAAAGGACTCGATCAGAAGAAGagattcttcttcatttttgcACAAAACTGGAGCTACTTGTGTTGTTACAGTAGAACAAAAGGTAGTGAGAGAAAGTTTATAGACTTTTTTGTATAGGCTTTTGTGCTTTGGGTTTCAAGTGTGAAGACacctattttgtttttttatttattttgggagGAAATTTTTGGTCCCATATATGGGGGTGGAATTGGGATTTTACTATATTTTACACCTAGGATAGGAGATCGAGGCTGACCGGTTAGTGCCGGTGGAGTGTGACCATTGTTCAAATGGAAAATAATTGCTCACTTTGACCATACTAAGTCTAACTTTATTTAAtactaatatattattatttgccattttaaaatatgtataaatattgcATTTAAGCATTTTACCCTCTTTATTTTTGGGGTAGGATAATTTCTTTGTTAGTTTACCCTTTTTAAACTATGGTCATTCTATCGGtttaacaataattatttattattgacttgattcgctcatttagaaaaaataaataatgaggtaaTAGGGTTGGATTAAGATTTTTAGAGCCATTTAAGAAAAGagctttttagcccggcctgaataagcctgTTGATTTGATGGACTTGAGAAATATAGGTAGGGCCGGCCAGTGggcaataataattaattaaaaaatataatataatattaaaatttaaaattaaagggagtccaaattcaaaataattaggttaatatttttatttatatatatatacttttacttgaaaaaaaaacttaataaatagaGATAATTTCAGAGACCTCCCTCCAGGCTTCGCTCTATAACACTCACCTTCCCTGTGGATT comes from Solanum pennellii chromosome 1, SPENNV200 and encodes:
- the LOC107030583 gene encoding probable WRKY transcription factor 48; the protein is MSAFFPDESSSFFFDFPLYETENVSSSPMRLIESMFTSHDDPITDSSSLFDLLQPPPFPPPPPPPPPPPPPPPPADVPLLNPSPIANTSANSSELSSSSTDVAANDDFLQMIEMVEEQLENDEDKIEDNIQLIPKKKKARKERAPRFAFMTKTEIDHLDDGFRWRKYGQKAVKNSPFPRSYFRCTIATCGVKKRVERSSADPSTVITTYEGVHTHPCPITPRSSIGFYRDTIDYCGGGSIGGVGLGLGGVASSSSLFLPEFNYQAQQQQPSTYFQARPALPPINSFTTNSAQGGMLLPSTSSSFGTDDGLLQDMVISQMMPKQNQ